The following coding sequences lie in one Burkholderia cepacia genomic window:
- a CDS encoding PspA/IM30 family protein yields the protein MSLFDSVSRTIKGLLNDAADSVQDPSRDARQIVRELDDSIGRAENSLIEIEAQVATQRSKRDAADDKVKKYEDGAKRALQSGDEALAREALAAQSNAEAERDALAAELTTLEPSVDKLKGQIADMRQRRNDLNARSNILQAKQEIAQAKDVAASALGGIGGKNLSEDFQKLEDKVALQNARSDARLNSADTSSGKALDDKLAALNKGPSVEDRLAALKKQLDTPAQ from the coding sequence ATGTCGCTTTTCGACTCTGTTTCGCGCACGATCAAAGGCCTGCTGAACGATGCGGCCGATTCGGTACAGGATCCGTCGCGCGACGCACGGCAGATCGTGCGGGAGCTCGACGACAGCATCGGCCGTGCCGAGAATTCGCTGATCGAGATCGAGGCACAGGTCGCGACCCAGCGCAGCAAGCGCGATGCGGCCGACGACAAGGTGAAGAAGTACGAGGACGGCGCGAAGCGCGCGCTGCAGTCCGGTGACGAAGCACTCGCCCGCGAGGCCCTCGCCGCGCAGTCGAACGCCGAAGCCGAGCGCGATGCGCTCGCGGCCGAGCTGACGACGCTCGAGCCGTCGGTCGACAAGCTGAAGGGGCAGATCGCCGACATGCGTCAGCGCCGCAACGACCTGAATGCGCGCTCGAACATCCTGCAGGCCAAGCAGGAAATCGCGCAGGCGAAGGACGTCGCGGCCAGCGCGCTGGGCGGCATCGGCGGCAAGAACCTGTCCGAGGATTTCCAGAAGCTCGAAGACAAGGTCGCGCTGCAGAACGCCCGCTCGGACGCCCGCCTGAATTCCGCCGACACGTCGAGCGGCAAGGCGCTCGACGACAAGCTCGCCGCACTGAACAAGGGCCCGTCGGTCGAGGATCGCCTCGCCGCGCTGAAGAAGCAGCTCGATACGCCCGCGCAGTAA
- a CDS encoding tetratricopeptide repeat protein: MKKSLAALGLSLMLLSSAAFAVPSLQQVEQSIAQRNWQQADTQLSQVIDAHPNNAHARYLYAQVLDREGRASDALAQLQQAKTLDPQLKFTDASRFAQTESRIRADAARVSGNVPSATQAGTLQPGLAPAVAPAEKHGPSTGMWISLGLIVAIIALVLRWTLRRARTADDGRADDERRTQLKRATDVLNDIRPLKLDAKLSTAPGAAALIGEIEAIETDARTLVEALSNGKNPVPPYRVDELEQRHASVKARVEGRPDPAAQPAAPANGSGSVYAQEADRMTGAQGQPYPPQPYPQQQPPVVIQQGGGGFGGGMGGLLTGVLLGEAMSGGRERVVERDVIVDGERRRQETDPGFDLGRGDASNWSDGSGGGGMDLGSNDDGWTDDNS, encoded by the coding sequence ATGAAGAAATCTCTCGCCGCACTCGGCCTCTCGCTGATGTTGCTGTCGTCCGCCGCGTTTGCGGTCCCGTCGCTGCAGCAGGTCGAGCAATCGATCGCGCAACGCAACTGGCAGCAAGCCGACACGCAGCTGTCGCAAGTCATCGACGCCCATCCGAACAACGCGCACGCGCGTTACCTGTATGCGCAGGTGCTGGACCGCGAAGGCCGCGCGTCCGACGCGCTCGCGCAACTGCAGCAGGCGAAAACGCTCGATCCGCAACTGAAGTTCACCGACGCGTCGCGCTTCGCGCAGACCGAATCGCGCATTCGCGCCGACGCCGCGCGCGTGAGCGGCAACGTGCCGTCAGCCACGCAGGCCGGCACGCTGCAGCCAGGGCTCGCCCCTGCCGTCGCGCCGGCCGAAAAACACGGCCCGTCGACCGGCATGTGGATCAGCCTCGGGCTGATCGTCGCGATCATTGCACTGGTGCTGCGCTGGACGCTGCGGCGCGCGCGCACGGCCGACGACGGCCGCGCCGACGACGAACGCCGCACGCAGCTCAAGCGCGCGACCGACGTGCTGAACGACATCCGTCCGCTGAAACTCGACGCGAAGCTGTCGACGGCGCCCGGCGCCGCGGCGCTCATCGGTGAAATCGAAGCGATCGAGACCGACGCGCGCACGCTTGTCGAGGCGCTGTCGAACGGCAAGAATCCGGTGCCGCCGTATCGCGTCGACGAACTCGAACAACGCCATGCGAGCGTGAAAGCGCGCGTCGAAGGCCGCCCCGATCCGGCCGCGCAACCTGCGGCACCGGCGAACGGCAGCGGCTCCGTGTACGCACAGGAAGCCGATCGCATGACGGGCGCGCAGGGCCAGCCCTACCCGCCACAACCCTATCCGCAACAGCAGCCGCCCGTCGTGATCCAGCAAGGCGGCGGCGGTTTCGGCGGCGGGATGGGCGGGCTGCTGACCGGCGTACTGCTCGGCGAGGCGATGTCGGGCGGACGCGAGCGCGTGGTCGAACGCGACGTGATCGTCGACGGCGAGCGCCGCCGGCAGGAAACCGACCCGGGCTTCGACCTCGGCCGCGGCGACGCGTCGAACTGGAGCGACGGCAGCGGCGGCGGCGGCATGGACCTCGGCAGCAACGACGACGGCTGGACCGACGACAACTCCTGA
- the mscL gene encoding large conductance mechanosensitive channel protein MscL yields the protein MSIIKEFKEFAVKGNVMDLAVGVIIGGAFSKIVDSIVKDLIMPVIGVLTGGLDFSNKFVLLGTIPPTFKGNPDSFKDLQAAGVAAFGYGSFITVAINFVILAFIIFMMVKFINKLRKPEEAAPAATPEDTVLLREIRDSLKQR from the coding sequence ATGAGCATCATCAAGGAATTCAAGGAGTTCGCCGTCAAGGGCAACGTGATGGATCTCGCCGTCGGCGTGATCATCGGCGGCGCGTTCTCGAAGATCGTCGATTCGATCGTGAAAGATCTCATCATGCCGGTGATCGGCGTGCTGACCGGCGGTCTGGATTTCTCGAACAAGTTCGTTCTGCTCGGCACCATCCCCCCGACGTTCAAGGGTAATCCCGATTCGTTCAAGGACCTGCAGGCCGCGGGCGTCGCCGCATTCGGTTACGGCTCGTTCATCACCGTGGCGATCAATTTCGTCATCCTCGCGTTCATCATTTTCATGATGGTGAAATTCATCAACAAGCTGCGCAAGCCGGAAGAAGCCGCGCCGGCCGCGACGCCGGAAGACACCGTGCTGCTGCGCGAGATCCGCGATTCGCTCAAGCAGCGCTGA
- a CDS encoding NAD(P)-dependent oxidoreductase gives MEVGFCGPGLMGAPMIRHLLAAGHRVSVWNRSRDKAEALVKDGAQVVGTPRELAERVDTVFVCVLDGRAVGDVVFGEHGLLSGDAAARRLLRIVDHSSIPPAATRDYAARAAALGVGWVDAPVSGGVPGAQAGTLAVMAGGRTADLDAVRPLIDAYASRITHMGDAGAGQTAKLCNQAIVTATVTAIAEAVGLAQASGIDAARLAEALAGGWADSVLLQTFVPRMTSGGHVPIGALATFQKDVDAIADAARDTGAVMPVSATVQQVLRLGAAQGLAGADFAAFIDIVRPGNGRQQAS, from the coding sequence GTGGAAGTCGGATTTTGCGGACCGGGATTGATGGGCGCGCCGATGATTCGGCATTTGCTGGCGGCGGGGCATCGCGTCAGCGTGTGGAATCGCTCGCGTGACAAGGCCGAGGCGCTGGTCAAGGACGGCGCGCAGGTGGTCGGCACGCCGCGCGAACTGGCTGAACGTGTCGATACGGTATTCGTGTGTGTGCTCGACGGCCGTGCGGTTGGCGATGTCGTGTTCGGCGAGCACGGGCTGCTCTCCGGCGACGCCGCTGCGCGCCGCCTGCTGCGCATCGTCGATCATTCGAGCATTCCGCCCGCGGCGACGCGCGACTACGCGGCGCGTGCGGCTGCACTCGGTGTCGGCTGGGTCGACGCACCGGTGTCCGGCGGCGTGCCTGGCGCGCAGGCCGGCACGCTCGCGGTGATGGCGGGCGGCCGCACGGCCGATCTCGACGCGGTGCGGCCGCTGATCGACGCGTACGCGTCGCGCATCACGCACATGGGCGACGCCGGGGCGGGCCAGACGGCGAAGCTGTGCAACCAGGCGATCGTCACCGCGACGGTCACGGCGATCGCCGAGGCCGTCGGTCTCGCGCAGGCGAGCGGCATCGATGCCGCGCGTCTGGCCGAGGCGCTGGCCGGCGGCTGGGCCGATTCGGTGCTGCTGCAGACGTTCGTGCCGCGCATGACGTCGGGCGGTCACGTGCCGATCGGTGCGCTCGCCACGTTCCAGAAGGATGTGGATGCGATTGCCGACGCCGCGCGCGACACGGGCGCGGTGATGCCCGTATCGGCCACTGTCCAGCAGGTGCTGCGGCTCGGTGCCGCGCAAGGGCTCGCCGGCGCCGATTTCGCCGCGTTCATCGACATCGTGAGGCCGGGCAACGGCCGTCAGCAGGCGTCGTGA
- a CDS encoding dodecin — translation MSDHVYKMIELTGSSRQSSDDAIRNAISKAGKTLHNLHWFQVTETRGHIEGDQVVHWQVTLKVGMRIDD, via the coding sequence ATGAGCGACCACGTGTACAAGATGATCGAGCTGACCGGTTCGTCGCGGCAATCGAGCGACGACGCGATCCGCAACGCGATCTCGAAAGCCGGCAAGACGCTGCACAACCTGCACTGGTTCCAGGTAACCGAAACACGCGGCCACATCGAAGGCGACCAGGTCGTGCACTGGCAGGTCACGCTGAAAGTCGGCATGCGTATCGACGACTGA
- a CDS encoding LysR substrate-binding domain-containing protein has protein sequence MSQQREAIDTYLLRVLHTLLMERSVTRAAVKLNQSQPAISAALRRLRDITGDPLLVRGKSGMVPTEYGLRLLEPVQNALREIERIKFQQHNFDPATSIRCYRIGCPDYLNVLFVPTVVERFRQAAPNATLEFHSLGPAFDYELALEDGKLDIVVGNWPEPPEQLHLSNLFVDEIVCLMSNTHPFAKRGGLTLDQYLNAPHLAPTPYSVGQRGAIDVHLARERLKRHVVVTLPYFNLAPYVLVKSDLIFTTTRLFADHYAKFLPLSVVPAPLDFPPMQYYQLWHERCHYSDEVRWLRSLVAEATRTLIEP, from the coding sequence ATGAGTCAGCAACGCGAGGCGATCGACACGTACCTCTTGCGCGTCTTGCACACCTTGTTGATGGAGCGCAGCGTTACGCGCGCGGCCGTCAAACTGAACCAGTCGCAACCGGCGATCAGCGCCGCGCTGCGACGCCTGCGCGACATCACCGGCGATCCGCTGCTGGTGCGCGGCAAATCCGGCATGGTGCCGACCGAATACGGGCTGCGCCTGCTCGAGCCCGTGCAGAACGCACTGCGTGAAATCGAGCGCATCAAGTTCCAGCAGCACAATTTCGACCCGGCCACGTCGATCCGCTGCTACCGGATCGGCTGCCCCGATTACCTGAACGTGCTGTTCGTGCCGACCGTCGTCGAACGCTTCCGCCAGGCCGCGCCGAACGCGACGCTCGAGTTTCATTCGCTCGGCCCCGCGTTCGACTACGAGCTCGCGCTGGAAGACGGCAAGCTCGACATCGTCGTCGGCAACTGGCCCGAACCGCCCGAGCAACTGCACCTGTCGAACCTGTTCGTCGACGAAATCGTCTGCCTGATGAGCAACACGCACCCGTTCGCGAAGCGCGGCGGGCTCACGCTCGACCAGTACCTGAACGCGCCGCATCTCGCGCCGACGCCGTACTCGGTCGGCCAACGCGGCGCGATCGACGTGCATCTCGCGCGCGAACGCCTCAAGCGCCACGTGGTCGTCACGCTGCCGTACTTCAATCTCGCACCGTACGTGCTCGTGAAGTCCGACCTGATTTTCACGACGACGCGCCTGTTCGCCGATCACTACGCGAAGTTCCTGCCGCTGTCGGTCGTGCCGGCGCCGCTCGACTTCCCGCCGATGCAGTACTACCAGCTGTGGCACGAACGCTGCCACTACTCGGACGAAGTGCGCTGGCTGCGCAGCCTCGTCGCCGAAGCCACCCGCACGCTGATCGAGCCGTAA
- a CDS encoding 8-oxoguanine deaminase: MNLEQHAGARAPNTSSSRPKTLLVKHADVLVTMDDTRRELRDAGLYIEDNRIVAVGPTAELPDTADEVLDLRGHLVIPGLVNTHHHMYQSLTRALPAAQNAELFGWLTNLYRIWAHLTPEMIEVSTLTAMAELLQSGCTTSSDHLYIYPNGSRLDDSIGAAQRIGMRFHASRGSMSVGQRDGGLPPDSVVEREPDILRDTQRLIETYHDEGRYAMLRVVVAPCSPFSVSRDLMRDAAVLAREYGVSLHTHLAENVNDIAYSREKFGMTPAEYAEDLGWVGHDVWHAHCVQLDDAGIGLFARTGTGVAHCPCSNMRLASGIAPVKKMRLAGVPVGLGVDGSASNDGAQMVAEVRQALLLQRVGFGPDAMTAREALEIATLGGAKVLNRDDIGALKPGMAADFAAFDLRQPLFAGALHDPVAALVFCAPSQTAYTVVNGKVVVREGRLATLDLPPVIERHNALAHALVEASR, encoded by the coding sequence ATGAACCTCGAGCAGCACGCTGGCGCACGCGCGCCGAACACCTCTTCATCCCGCCCGAAAACCCTGCTGGTCAAGCACGCCGACGTGCTCGTGACCATGGACGACACGCGCCGCGAGCTGCGCGATGCCGGGCTCTACATCGAAGACAACCGAATCGTCGCGGTCGGCCCGACCGCGGAGCTGCCCGACACGGCCGACGAAGTGCTCGACCTGCGCGGCCACCTCGTGATCCCGGGGCTCGTGAACACGCACCATCACATGTACCAGAGCCTCACGCGCGCGCTGCCCGCGGCGCAGAACGCCGAGCTGTTCGGCTGGCTCACGAACCTGTACCGGATCTGGGCGCACCTGACGCCCGAGATGATTGAAGTGTCGACACTGACCGCGATGGCCGAGCTGCTGCAGTCGGGCTGCACGACGTCGAGCGACCACCTGTACATCTATCCGAACGGCAGCCGGCTCGACGACAGCATCGGCGCCGCGCAGCGGATCGGCATGCGCTTTCACGCGAGCCGCGGCTCGATGAGCGTCGGCCAGCGCGACGGCGGGCTGCCGCCCGATTCGGTCGTCGAGCGCGAGCCCGACATCCTGCGCGACACGCAGCGCCTGATCGAGACCTATCACGACGAAGGCCGTTACGCGATGCTGCGCGTGGTGGTCGCGCCGTGCTCGCCGTTCTCGGTGAGCCGTGACCTGATGCGCGACGCGGCCGTGCTCGCGCGCGAATACGGCGTGTCGCTGCACACGCACCTCGCGGAGAACGTCAACGACATCGCGTACAGCCGCGAGAAGTTCGGGATGACGCCGGCCGAATATGCGGAAGATCTCGGCTGGGTCGGCCACGACGTGTGGCATGCGCACTGCGTGCAGCTCGACGATGCGGGCATCGGCCTGTTCGCGCGCACCGGCACGGGCGTCGCGCACTGTCCGTGCTCGAACATGCGGCTCGCGTCGGGCATCGCGCCGGTGAAGAAGATGCGTCTGGCGGGCGTGCCGGTCGGCCTCGGCGTCGACGGCTCCGCGTCGAACGACGGCGCGCAGATGGTCGCGGAAGTACGGCAGGCGCTGCTGCTGCAGCGGGTCGGCTTCGGGCCCGATGCGATGACCGCGCGCGAAGCGCTCGAGATCGCGACGCTTGGCGGTGCGAAGGTGCTGAACCGCGACGACATCGGTGCGCTGAAGCCCGGCATGGCCGCGGACTTCGCGGCGTTCGACCTGCGCCAGCCGCTGTTCGCGGGCGCGCTGCACGATCCGGTGGCGGCGCTCGTGTTCTGCGCGCCGTCGCAGACGGCGTACACGGTGGTGAACGGGAAGGTTGTGGTGCGGGAAGGGCGGCTGGCGACGCTTGATCTGCCGCCCGTCATCGAGCGTCACAACGCGCTTGCGCACGCGCTCGTCGAGGCATCGCGCTGA
- the uraH gene encoding hydroxyisourate hydrolase, producing MGKLTTHVLDTAHGRPGAAIKVDLYALDGESRRAIKTVLTNSDGRCDEPLLEGAALAAGEYELVFHAGDYFASLGVKVPEPRFVDRVVLRFGIADTGSHYHVPLLVSPWSYSTYRGS from the coding sequence ATGGGAAAGCTCACTACCCACGTACTCGATACGGCGCACGGCCGTCCCGGCGCTGCAATCAAGGTGGACCTCTACGCGCTGGACGGCGAATCGCGCCGCGCGATCAAGACCGTGCTGACCAATAGCGACGGCCGCTGCGACGAACCCCTGCTCGAAGGCGCCGCGCTCGCCGCCGGCGAATACGAACTCGTGTTCCATGCCGGCGACTACTTCGCGTCGCTCGGCGTGAAGGTACCCGAACCCCGTTTCGTCGACCGCGTCGTGCTCCGCTTCGGCATCGCCGACACCGGCTCGCACTACCACGTGCCGCTGCTCGTGTCGCCGTGGTCGTACAGCACCTATCGCGGCAGCTGA
- a CDS encoding urate hydroxylase PuuD, translated as MEGFITDWLNLALRWLHVIVAIAWIGESFYFVALDNSLKPPTDPNQRKRGVFGELWHVHGGGFYNMQKYTVAPPEMPDDLHWSKWPSYTTWLSGFSLFFVLYLLAPNTYLIDKSVLDMGPVVAVASALGFLAAGWIVYDSLCRILGTNDRVLGICVGLYVVVAAYLACHIFSGRAAYLIVGAMLATIMSANVFFVIIPGQRKMVDKMLKGEEPNPIYGKRGKQRSVHNTYFTLPVVFAMLSNHYAMTYTNKFNWVVLVLIMLAGALIRQFFVMRHRGKQLWYLPIGGVALLSGALVWTMPKPVAPEAQAANAPKIVINDIMPILQQRCVECHSSKPTLMGSAPAGVMFDTPDEVSKNAQRIYEQAVRLKAMPIGNVTHMTDDERTKLAAWFEGGANK; from the coding sequence ATGGAAGGCTTCATCACCGACTGGCTGAACCTCGCGCTGCGATGGCTGCACGTCATCGTCGCCATTGCGTGGATCGGCGAGTCCTTCTATTTCGTCGCGCTCGACAACAGCCTGAAACCGCCGACCGACCCGAACCAGCGCAAGCGCGGTGTGTTCGGCGAGCTGTGGCACGTCCACGGCGGCGGTTTCTACAACATGCAGAAGTACACTGTCGCCCCGCCGGAAATGCCGGATGACCTGCACTGGTCGAAGTGGCCGTCGTACACGACCTGGCTGTCGGGCTTCTCGCTGTTCTTCGTGCTGTATCTGCTCGCGCCGAACACCTACCTGATCGACAAGAGCGTGCTCGACATGGGCCCGGTGGTCGCCGTCGCATCCGCACTCGGCTTCCTCGCGGCCGGCTGGATCGTCTACGACTCGCTGTGCCGCATCCTCGGCACCAACGATCGCGTGCTCGGCATCTGCGTCGGCCTCTACGTCGTCGTCGCAGCGTACCTCGCCTGCCACATTTTCTCGGGCCGTGCCGCCTACCTGATCGTAGGCGCGATGCTCGCGACGATCATGTCGGCGAACGTGTTCTTCGTGATCATCCCCGGCCAGCGCAAGATGGTCGACAAGATGCTCAAGGGCGAAGAACCGAACCCGATCTACGGCAAGCGCGGCAAGCAGCGCTCGGTGCACAACACGTACTTCACGCTGCCGGTCGTGTTCGCGATGCTGTCGAACCACTATGCGATGACGTACACGAACAAGTTCAACTGGGTCGTGCTCGTGCTGATCATGCTGGCCGGCGCGCTGATTCGCCAGTTCTTCGTGATGCGTCACCGCGGCAAGCAGCTGTGGTACCTGCCGATCGGCGGCGTCGCACTGCTGTCGGGCGCGCTGGTGTGGACGATGCCGAAGCCGGTCGCACCGGAAGCGCAAGCCGCGAACGCACCGAAGATCGTGATCAACGACATCATGCCGATCCTGCAGCAGCGCTGCGTCGAGTGCCACTCGTCGAAGCCGACGCTGATGGGCAGCGCACCCGCGGGCGTGATGTTCGACACGCCGGACGAAGTGTCGAAGAACGCGCAGCGTATCTACGAACAGGCCGTGCGCCTGAAGGCGATGCCGATCGGCAACGTCACGCACATGACCGACGACGAGCGCACCAAGCTCGCCGCCTGGTTCGAGGGTGGCGCGAACAAGTAA
- a CDS encoding ACT domain-containing protein, translating to MSQPENDLTVLLRTMQPELHPGAFAFVSLPTDVDVSLSEVIATFREAEGLTVVVDEEAAARRGWPVLFRSAWITLTVHSDLAAVGLTAAFARALGAAGISCNVMAAAYHDHIFVPFDDGPRAVDALVALQRDALRG from the coding sequence ATGAGCCAACCTGAAAACGACCTCACGGTCCTGCTGCGCACGATGCAACCTGAACTGCATCCGGGCGCGTTCGCCTTCGTGTCGCTGCCGACCGATGTGGACGTATCGTTGTCCGAAGTGATTGCGACGTTCCGCGAAGCGGAAGGGTTGACGGTCGTGGTCGACGAGGAAGCGGCCGCACGTCGCGGCTGGCCGGTGCTGTTCCGCTCGGCATGGATTACGCTGACCGTGCATTCCGACCTCGCGGCCGTAGGCCTCACGGCTGCATTCGCGCGGGCGCTCGGCGCGGCCGGCATTAGCTGCAACGTGATGGCCGCCGCGTACCACGATCACATCTTCGTACCGTTCGACGACGGCCCGCGCGCGGTCGATGCGCTCGTCGCACTGCAGCGCGACGCGCTACGCGGCTAG
- a CDS encoding LysR substrate-binding domain-containing protein, protein MERMWPGTRALRTFDAAARHLNFSRAADEVGLTPAAVSHQIKEIEAQLGMELFVRTSRSIRLTPAGVVLAAAAADALAGLLRATARARRVAREQTELRVSVGARFATHWLLPRLPRFRAAHPAFELTFDISDRLRDFDDDDVDVAIRFGTGRYRGTCARRLFDTSVVAICSPALLSAGPPLRKPRDLLRHTLCHVDCEVDGVTWPRWSAWMTAAGVDGFDDSQCVSFPDSSHVVQAVTDSTAVGLAEPHMIVRDLAEGRVVQLFDVNVEVAPGLAYHVVYPEHTQDDPRIVALRDWLADEVATMRA, encoded by the coding sequence ATGGAACGCATGTGGCCCGGTACGCGCGCGCTGAGGACGTTCGATGCGGCGGCGCGGCACCTGAATTTTTCGCGGGCGGCCGACGAGGTCGGGCTGACGCCGGCAGCCGTCAGTCACCAGATCAAGGAGATCGAGGCGCAGCTCGGCATGGAGCTGTTCGTCCGCACGAGCCGCAGCATCCGGCTGACGCCGGCCGGTGTCGTGCTGGCTGCCGCGGCCGCCGATGCGCTGGCGGGCCTGCTGCGCGCGACTGCCCGGGCACGGCGCGTCGCGCGGGAGCAGACGGAGTTGCGCGTGTCGGTCGGCGCGCGTTTTGCGACGCACTGGCTGCTGCCGCGCCTGCCGCGTTTCAGGGCCGCGCATCCTGCGTTCGAGCTGACGTTCGACATCAGCGACCGGTTGCGCGATTTCGACGACGACGACGTCGATGTCGCGATCCGCTTCGGCACCGGGCGCTATCGCGGCACGTGCGCTCGGCGCCTGTTCGATACGTCGGTCGTCGCGATTTGCAGCCCGGCCTTGCTGTCGGCCGGGCCGCCGTTGCGCAAGCCGCGCGATCTGCTGCGCCACACGCTCTGTCACGTCGACTGCGAAGTCGACGGCGTGACCTGGCCGCGCTGGTCGGCGTGGATGACCGCGGCCGGCGTCGACGGTTTCGATGACAGCCAGTGCGTGTCGTTTCCGGATTCGAGCCACGTCGTGCAGGCCGTGACGGACAGCACGGCGGTCGGTCTTGCGGAGCCGCACATGATCGTGCGCGATCTCGCGGAAGGGCGCGTCGTGCAGCTGTTCGACGTGAACGTCGAGGTGGCGCCGGGCCTTGCGTATCACGTCGTGTATCCGGAGCATACGCAGGACGATCCGCGCATCGTCGCATTGCGTGACTGGCTCGCGGACGAAGTCGCGACGATGCGCGCGTAG
- a CDS encoding aminotransferase class IV family protein, which produces MTAAPFPSVAQINGVAATPDALAALAFAGHAHFTAMQIREGRVRGLDLHLTRLRDASNALFGHALPDERIRTFLRAALDRAPSALSLTATIHATTGEFVAPRDDEALDVLVRTAAPSPGPVGPLDLALFEHERVLPDIKHVGEVAKTHFLRRAVTQGFDDAAFVDRQGRISEGSIWNLAFWTGDSVVWPVAGMLGGVTMGILRRQLARLGIAQHDREVTPADLPSMAGAVVMNSWTPGIAVRRLGTTTLPDSSSLAVLLHHAYEQEPSVAP; this is translated from the coding sequence ATGACCGCTGCACCGTTCCCGTCCGTCGCCCAGATCAACGGCGTAGCCGCCACGCCCGATGCGCTCGCCGCATTGGCATTCGCGGGCCACGCGCATTTCACCGCGATGCAGATACGCGAAGGCCGCGTCCGCGGGCTCGACCTGCACCTCACGCGATTGCGCGACGCGTCGAACGCGCTGTTCGGTCATGCACTGCCCGACGAACGGATACGCACGTTCCTGCGCGCCGCGCTCGATCGCGCACCGTCAGCACTGTCGCTGACCGCGACCATCCATGCGACAACGGGTGAATTCGTCGCACCGCGCGACGACGAAGCGCTCGACGTGCTGGTGCGCACCGCCGCGCCGTCGCCGGGGCCGGTCGGCCCGCTCGATCTCGCGCTGTTCGAACACGAGCGCGTGCTGCCCGACATCAAGCACGTCGGCGAAGTCGCGAAGACGCACTTCCTGCGCCGTGCGGTCACGCAGGGTTTCGACGATGCGGCGTTCGTCGATCGTCAGGGGCGCATCAGCGAGGGCTCGATCTGGAACCTGGCGTTCTGGACCGGCGATTCGGTCGTGTGGCCGGTGGCCGGCATGCTCGGCGGCGTCACGATGGGCATCCTGCGCCGGCAACTGGCACGCCTCGGCATCGCACAGCACGACCGTGAAGTGACACCGGCCGATCTGCCGTCGATGGCCGGCGCCGTCGTGATGAATTCGTGGACGCCGGGAATCGCCGTGCGCCGGCTCGGCACGACGACGCTACCCGACTCGTCATCGCTCGCCGTGCTGCTGCATCACGCTTATGAACAGGAGCCGTCCGTCGCGCCGTGA
- a CDS encoding RidA family protein → MVKRSVVFPPGRQALYERNRYSPALRSNGFLFVSGQVGSREDGSPEPELGAQVRRAFENLNAVLRAAGCTFDDVVDVTVFLVDPEATFERIWEIVPEYWGGAPHPTLTAVGVTWLYGFQFEIKAIARLPEAVAG, encoded by the coding sequence ATGGTAAAGCGTAGCGTGGTTTTTCCGCCCGGTCGGCAGGCACTGTACGAGCGCAACCGTTATTCGCCGGCGCTGCGCTCGAACGGCTTCCTGTTCGTGTCCGGGCAGGTCGGCAGTCGCGAGGACGGCTCGCCCGAGCCGGAACTGGGCGCGCAAGTCCGCCGCGCGTTCGAGAACCTGAATGCGGTGCTGCGCGCGGCCGGCTGCACGTTCGACGACGTCGTCGACGTGACGGTGTTCCTCGTCGATCCCGAAGCGACGTTCGAGCGGATCTGGGAGATCGTCCCCGAATACTGGGGCGGCGCACCGCATCCGACGTTGACCGCCGTCGGCGTGACCTGGCTGTACGGCTTCCAGTTCGAGATCAAGGCGATCGCGCGGCTGCCGGAGGCGGTCGCCGGGTGA